Part of the Rhodospirillales bacterium genome, AGGCGATCTTGTGAAAGCCGTGCGGCCCGAGGCTCAGATAGCTCTTTTCGGTCATCGGCATGGTGGTCTCTCTTCCGTTGATGCGTGGCCGCTAGCCGAGCAGCCAGTCGCGCACCGGGCGGATCTGGTCGTGATCCATCAGCATCGGCGCGTGGCCGACGCCGGCGAACTCGACCAACTCCGCCTTGGGGCCGCGGATCCGCATCTCGTCCGCCGTCTCCCGCAGCAGGACATCGGACTCAGCGCCCCGCAGGAGCAGAACCGGACACGCGATCAGGTCCCACACCGGCCAGAAGCTCGCCGGCTCGGAGAACCCATCCTTGAACGGCTCGGCAATGCGCGGATCGTAGTGCAGCTTCCACTTGCCGCTCGACTCGTCGCGGCGCGAGCCGTGGCGCGCGATGTGGCCCCACTGAGCGTCGGTAAGCGGCCCGTATGGAGCGCATACAACGCGCAAATGGGCCTCAAGCTGATTGAGCTCATCGAACTCCGGATCGGCGCCGACGAAGCTGGCGATTCGCTCCAGCGCCGGCAGGTCGATGAAGCCGCCGATGTCGTCCAGCACCAGCCGGCGGATCGGCGTCTTCGGCTGCGCGGCCAGCAACATGCCGAGCAGGCCGCCCAGCGATACGCCGAGCCAGTCGACCCGCTCGACCCGCAACCGCGCCAGCAGCGCCGCCATGTCCTGCAGATACGTGGTCGGCTGGTAGTCGGCGGCAATCGGCAGCCAGTCGCTCCGCCCGCGTCCAGGCAGGTCGACCGCGACCACCCGGTAGTGATCGGCGAGGGCGCGGGCGAGTTCGTCAAAGTCGCGGCCCTGGCGGGTCAGGCCATGGACGCACACCAGCGCATCAGGGTTTCCCGGGTCACCCCACTCCGCATACGCCACCCGATGGAACCCGTGCGGACCCAGGCCGAGAAAGCTGCTTTCCGTCATCTGCATCGGTAACCCCCTGCCTCTGCGGCGAACGCTCAACATCATCGGTCGGTGTTGAGCGCAGATCAAGGCCGCGTCGCGCCAGACGCTTTGCTGCAGCGCAATATCGCGCTTGCGGAACAACGAACATCGTTTATCGTTATCGAGTTCCGAAGGTTGATGGGAAGGGATGTGATGACTAGTGCTACTCAACGCCTGATCTCCGGAATCAAGAGCTTTCGTTCTGAGTATTACGAGCAGCGGCCCGAGCGTATGCAGCCGCTGGCGATCCAGGGGCAGAGTCCGCGGGCCTTGGTGATCGGCTGCTCGGATTCACGCGTTGATCCTGCGTTGCTTACCAACGCTGAGCCGGGTGAGCTTTTCGTCGTCCGCAACGTGGCCAATCTGGTACCACCCTACGAGCCGGACGACCGCTTCCACGGCACCAGCGCAGCGCTTCAGTTTGCGGTGCAGGATCTCGCAGTCAGCGACATCGTCATCCTCGGACATTCGGCCTGCGGCGGCATCAAGGCG contains:
- a CDS encoding alpha/beta hydrolase — protein: MQMTESSFLGLGPHGFHRVAYAEWGDPGNPDALVCVHGLTRQGRDFDELARALADHYRVVAVDLPGRGRSDWLPIAADYQPTTYLQDMAALLARLRVERVDWLGVSLGGLLGMLLAAQPKTPIRRLVLDDIGGFIDLPALERIASFVGADPEFDELNQLEAHLRVVCAPYGPLTDAQWGHIARHGSRRDESSGKWKLHYDPRIAEPFKDGFSEPASFWPVWDLIACPVLLLRGAESDVLLRETADEMRIRGPKAELVEFAGVGHAPMLMDHDQIRPVRDWLLG
- a CDS encoding carbonic anhydrase, which codes for MTSATQRLISGIKSFRSEYYEQRPERMQPLAIQGQSPRALVIGCSDSRVDPALLTNAEPGELFVVRNVANLVPPYEPDDRFHGTSAALQFAVQDLAVSDIVILGHSACGGIKALIDGAAGTGQRREFITPWVSIAARHCAKLIDEHKDHAPDPADCEKASIKGSLDNLMTFPFVRERVESGSLSIHGWWFELKEGQLWEYDAGVDRFQRII